In the Wyeomyia smithii strain HCP4-BCI-WySm-NY-G18 chromosome 2, ASM2978416v1, whole genome shotgun sequence genome, one interval contains:
- the LOC129724497 gene encoding BSD domain-containing protein 1-like, giving the protein MADKSSSGGKSPQTDAASPTGSMSGSGSWWGSWLDTAKSRSASVLEAVKNDLTELTTAVKTEATSATEALGRSLSLNEPDSTVGAMKKSFSSFLGQVTEALVPALEEEEEGVDVLITHEGADDLTGFHRHLAELQSLETTYLEEPSDELSEKYKRWMEVVEQEQFTEPRLARHLASSAILNDQYCMLVPGRVAHMDFWKRYLFKKALLEDAVANADLAERKAKAAVIGNETVAPSKVIVQTGQPKRTVEEDVIPDDITWAEVPEFDASNMELSEEEQARLLEEYEQEIKEREKALAAGQIDLDADEALLVQPERSPQKKQNTTAPTSKLGGSSTTTKKTQSQPQSAKSRNNNQKIQQQQQNVNVKNAAKDGTTASKQKMANKTTGQEQKQKDDLKIEKDHFTKDEASSSNSDESWEKEFDLE; this is encoded by the exons ATGGCAGACAAAAG CTCATCTGGTGGCAAAAGTCCACAAACAGACGCTGCTAGTCCTACCGGAAGTATGTCTGGATCAGGAAGCTGGTGGGGTTCTTGGCTGGATACGGCCAAGTCCCGCTCCGCCTCGGTGTTAGAAGCAGTGAAGAATGATCTTACAGAACTGACTACGGCTGTTAAGACGGAAGCAACGAGCGCAACCGAAGCGCTTGGCCGTTCGCTTAGTCTCAACGAACCAGACTCCACCGTTGGAGCGATGAAAAAAAGCTTTAGTTCTTTCCTGGGGCAGGTAACAGAGGCCTTGGTCCCGGCATTGGAGGAAGAGGAGGAAGGAGTTGATGTCTTGATAACCCACGAGGGAGCGGACGATTTGACGGGATTCCATCGGCATCTGGCGGAGTTACAGTCACTAGAGACAACCTATCTAGAGGAACCGTCGGACGAATTGAGCGAAAAGTACAAACGTTGGATGGAAGTGGTAGAGCAGGAACAATTCACTGAGCCTCGGTTGGCACGACACTTGGCCAGTAGTGCGATCTTGAACGATCAGTACTGCATGCTCGTTCCGGGCAGAGTTGCTCATATGGATTTTTGGAAAAG ATATCTTTTCAAAAAGGCCTTGCTAGAAGATGCTGTAGCCAACGCAGATTTAGCCGAACGGAAGGCTAAGGCAGCGGTGATCGGTAACGAAACTGTTGCTCCATCGAAGGTGATCGTACAGACGGGCCAACCTAAGAGAACCGTTGAAGAAG ACGTTATTCCAGATGACATCACGTGGGCCGAGGTGCCGGAGTTTGATGCCTCCAACATGGAGCTGTCCGAGGAAGAACAAGCACGACTGCTGGAGGAATATGAGCAGGAAATTAAAGAACGCGAAAAGGCGCTCGCTGCTGGCCAGATCGATCTGGATGCTGATGAAGCCTTGCTTGTTCAGCCGGAAAGGTCTCCACAGAAAAAGCAAAACACGACCGCTCCCACTAGTAAACTGGGCGGAAGCTCAACCACAACGAAGAAAACCCAATCGCAACCACAAAGTGCTAAGAGTAGAAATAACAACCAAAAAattcaacaacagcagcagaacGTAAATGTAAAAAACGCAGCCAAAGACGGCACCACTGCGAGTAAGCAGAAAATGGCCAACAAAACTACAGGACAAGAGCAGAAACAGAAGGACGATTTGAAGATTGAGAAAGACCACTTTACTAAAGACGAAGCTTCCTCTTCAAATTCTGATGAGAGTTGGGAGAAGGAATTTGACCTGGAGTGA